The sequence ATAGCTTTGATTACCAATTATCGATTACCTTTTTTCCAATCTCATGAGTGCAGAAATTATTTGTGTTGGTACAGAAATGCTATTAGGAGATATTCTTAACAGCAATGCTCAATTTTTAGCGCAACAGTTAGCCCAGTTAGGCATTCCCCATTATTATCAAACGGTAGTGGGTGATAACCCAGAACGAATTAAAAAAGTTATAGAAATTGCTATTTCCAGAGCACAAATTCTCATTTTTACCGGTGGTCTGGGGCCGACACCAGATGACCTGACTTGCGAAACCATCGCTGATTTTTTTGGCTCTCCCCTAGTGGAACGCCCAGAAGTGATTGAGGATATGACTCGCAAATTTGCTCAACGTAGTCGAGTCATGACCCCCACCAACCTTAAGCAAGCTTTGCTTCCCCAAGGTGCAGACATTTTACCTAACCCTACAGGTACAGCCCCCGGTATTATTTGGCAACCCCGCCCAGAAGTGACAATTTTGACCTTTCCCGGTGTCCCATCAGAAATGTACCGGATGTGGGAAGAAACAGCAGTCCCCTATCTCAAAAGTCAAGGTTGGGGGAAGGAAATTATTTACAGTCGGAGTTTGCGGTTTTGGGGTATTGGTGAATCGGCTTTGGCGGAGAAAGTAGCACCTTTGTTTGATTTGTCTAACCCTACAGTCGCTCCTTACGCAGGGAAAGGGGAAGTCAGATTGCGAGTTTCGGCGAAAGCTACTTCTGAAACCGCCGCCCAAGCTTTGATTTCACCTGTGGAGCAACAAATTAAAGAAATTGCAGGCTTAGATTTTTACGGTGTTGATCATGATACTTTGTCTTCTGTAATCGGTCGGCTTTTACGGTCATCAGGAGAAACACTCTCGGTAGCGGAATCTTGTACTGGTGGTAGACTAGGACAAATTTTGACCGAAGTTTCCGGGAGTTCCGATTACTTTTGGGGTGGAGTGATTTCTTATGACAACTCTGTGAAAGTTCGGTTGCTGGGAGTTAACCCACAAGATTTAGATAAGTTTGGGGCGGTAAGTGCTACCGTTGCTCAACAGATGGCTGTGGGGGTTAAATCTCGCCTTTCCACCACTTGGGGATTGAGTATTACTGGGATTGCTGGCCCGACTGGGGGGACAGATACTAAGCCTGTAGGTCTAGTTTATGTCGGTATAGCAGGGCCTAATGATGAAGTCGCTAGTTTTGAACATAAATTTGGCGCGACACGCAATCGAGATTTTATTCGCTATGTCAGTGCAAATACGGCGTTGGATACACTGCGACGCCGATTGTTGG is a genomic window of Fortiea contorta PCC 7126 containing:
- a CDS encoding competence/damage-inducible protein A, with the translated sequence MSAEIICVGTEMLLGDILNSNAQFLAQQLAQLGIPHYYQTVVGDNPERIKKVIEIAISRAQILIFTGGLGPTPDDLTCETIADFFGSPLVERPEVIEDMTRKFAQRSRVMTPTNLKQALLPQGADILPNPTGTAPGIIWQPRPEVTILTFPGVPSEMYRMWEETAVPYLKSQGWGKEIIYSRSLRFWGIGESALAEKVAPLFDLSNPTVAPYAGKGEVRLRVSAKATSETAAQALISPVEQQIKEIAGLDFYGVDHDTLSSVIGRLLRSSGETLSVAESCTGGRLGQILTEVSGSSDYFWGGVISYDNSVKVRLLGVNPQDLDKFGAVSATVAQQMAVGVKSRLSTTWGLSITGIAGPTGGTDTKPVGLVYVGIAGPNDEVASFEHKFGATRNRDFIRYVSANTALDTLRRRLLAR